In Rhodamnia argentea isolate NSW1041297 chromosome 1, ASM2092103v1, whole genome shotgun sequence, the genomic window AGAACTATGCGAAGCACGGGCCGACAATACAAGAGCCGAAGCTTCGATGACTCACTTTAGGCATGATTCGCTATTATACGAGCCTACCCGACACTAACCATTTGAAAATGACATGGAGTATATCTTTCCTCCATCACTCTCaagttgagaaaatatttttcttcccgtTTTCTCTGGAATACCTTCGAAGTTTATTACGTCTTAGAGTTCAAACGAAATAAGTTCAAGGACTTGCTCATGCCcataatttaattattatttaacagaaaagaaaaattggcgtttttttgtaaaaaaaaaagttgccccATATGTAAAGCCGTCAATATGGGTCAATGAAACATTTTTAACACATATTTTTATAGAAATGGGTTGTATATgggttctaaatttttaaagaactgaataaaaatgagtcaaaaaattctaaatcgaATCAGAAGGGTAAAAAATGGGTCACACCCTTAATCCCATTTTCAACCCATATTAGACCCATTTTCGACCTATGACGGCAACTCCTACAAATTGCAAATGGGCTTAGGGCCTCAAAGGCTAAACTTGGTTATTATTTATAATGGGCTGGCTGAATTTTATGTCCGGGACACTCGGTGTTTTTATGGTGTCGGGGCTCTGTTTATTGGACCAATTACTAATGTTTGACAGTAAGCCCTTTCTGTCCATGTTGAGTGATTTAAGATGAATTCCATCCCTCGTGCACACAAGTGCATGCACATAGGACTACGTGCTGCGCTGAAGAATATTATCACTTTTGTTAAACCTAGATTCATGACAGTAACTAGTTTTCATGCTAAATAAGGTAAAAAGCACGATACCCAAGAAATTCTACTCTGGCAAATTGTTCCTTGCTTGAATAGAAGGTGCTCCCTCCCTCCTTTTTGTTTTGCATTGGAACAATCAAAGAGTCTGTTAATTTGCTGAAGGATCTGTTTGCCATAATCCTCATTTTTTGTCTGGTGGTCAATACTTAGGCATGCTGAGAAATTTTCATGGCATATGTAATccattttttagcaattttttcaCGGATATAATCTCTCGATAAGTATTAGCGTTTTAGGTGTGGACGTTGAGTTGCTTTTTTTTAGGTGTctgctcttttcttttcgtgCTGACGATAGaaagtagcaattttttttctttgagtttCATATTTCAATTTAGAGTTAGTGGTTCGTTTACGATCGGTTCAAGTTGATAATGGAAaagaaagcgaagaagaagcctctgtggatttttttttcttgcatccCCTGCCTTTAGCCATGTATTTCTTCATGACAAAGTGACCCTTGGTAAAAGAATCTATCGAATTTTTTTGCATCTCTCAATTGTTTGTCATCATTTTACGGGAAGATGACGagttcatcaaaagaaaaaggcataTTGCGGCCTAGAAAATGTAGAAACTTTTTGTAAGTtgtacattgaacaaattgaaataggTAATTGTCCTGCAAGCAACAAAATAGATGGATGGACAGTCATAATTAACAAGTTTGAGGAGCTAAAGGGCAAAAagtatgacaaaaataaaatgaagataATCTTAAGGAAGAATACAAAAGATCAAGGAAATTGCTTCTCGGTGAAACATGATTAGGATAGGATGCAAGGAAGAAGACCATagatgcaaatgatgaatggtGGGAGCGGAAAATTAAAgtgtttatctcttttttttacttttttctaagTTCATCTTTTATGATACAATTTACAAAAATGTTCTATTATAACAGGAGGAtcataagtttaagacttttcgaACAAAAGGCATACATCCAGATCTTGAAGTGTTATTGGATAAAATGTTCGGGGAAACGATTGCCACTAGAAGTGTCACATAGAATCATTTACAAGGTTTAATCAATAATGAGGAGATTGAGGCCCCATAAGCTGATATTGGTGATGGTGCTGGATCTACTAATGATAATTTAGAGGATAATTTAGGTGAAGATATCGCTCAACCAAGTCCAAGTAAGAGCAATAAAAGAGCAGCGCACAGGCAAGCtggaggaaagaaaggaaaaaagttgatTGGACCCGCTAAGTTAGCATCACAAATTGACAGACTTTGCTCAGCTGTTGAGAGTAGGAGCAATGTATTGTCTCTTGCAAGGGAGTTTGATCCTTACAATAAAATTATGCAAACATTGAATGCCATGTCCGAGATTAAGCAAAATCGAAAGTTGTACTTTTTTGCACTCTCACACTTTGTTGAAAAGAAAGACAACCGACAAATCTTCATGAACTTGTatggagatgaagaaaaagtCGAGTGGCTCAAGTTGGAAGAGCACAGAGTCATCACTAGGATGTTAGCTACTTGTTTGAGCTCTTTCATAAGCTATTTTATTGTAATGTGAGGCTTATTTCCAGTTGGTATGATTTGCACTCTATTTGCACTATGTATAAACTATATTTCAATTTATGTTCTAATGTGAGACCTGTTTTCGCTTGATATTCTTTTGATTGAGTGgattttacatatatatatatatatatatatatatatatatatatataatggatGATTTCTATTTATGGATGATTTAGACTATCTATCTATTTTCTGACTATAACTCTATATTTTGTAACTTTGAACAGTTATTATGGATAATTCTCTTGAAGGATAAAATCATGACAAAGAGTAAGAAGAATATTGGCAAATCGTAGGAGTTGCTCAGGTTGCGATGGCTTATCATGCAATGTATAGTTACAAAGAACTCTGTATGGCATCTTCATGTATAGGAAATAAATGGTTAGAAGAGTTGATGAGCGAATATGCTAATTCGATAAGGTGTTATCAAATGTTTAGAGTGGATAATATTGTGTTAAATAGTTTAATGCATGATTTAGTAACGGGCTATGGTCTTCAAGGATCTTGGAATTTCAATGTAACAGAAATGCTTTGAATATTTCTTCTCGTTTTAGGAAATGGTGTGGGTAATAGGTTAGTACAAAAACGCTTTTCATGCTCTAAGGAAACCATAAGTAAGTATTTTAGCTTAGTATTAGATAAATTATGTGCAATGAGAAAAGATTTGATCCAACCATCTTATTGGCAATTTAGGGAAGTTCCATAGAAGATCGGGAATAATCGACGATTCTATCCTTATTTTAAGGTATGCTTCACTTATACAATATAAATGTAGAACTAAGCATACATTTCGATTatacaataatattttcattttcgtgtTAGGATTGTATTGGGGCTATTGATGGCACACATATTCTAGCAGTGGTACGTATGCATGATCGGATTCGTTTTATGGGTCGAAAATGAATACCGACTCAAAATGAATTGGCAGTGTGTACTTTTaacatgaaatttatttttgtttgggcTGGTTGGCAGTGTGTACTTTTAACAtgaaatttatttatatttggGCTGGTTGGGAAGGACAAGCTCGTGATACTCGTATCTTCTATGAAGCCATTGGGAGACATGATGTACAatttcctcatcctcctccagaCTTGTGCATTAATGATTTTTATAGAGTAATATGTATACATATGTCTATattgattgaatttacattataTCTGTGTatgtaaatattatttagtaGATGCTGGATATCCAAATCGAACGAGTTATTTGGGACCATACAAAGAAGTTAGATGTCATTCGGCAGAATTTTGGCAAGGTCCCACACCTACATATTATCGGGAGGTATTCAACCGTGCTCATTCCTCGCCGTGACCAAATATTGAGCGAGCCTTCGGTGTGTTaaaaaagaagtggaagattCTAAAGCAAATGCCAAGTTACCTATTTGAAAAAGAGTGAAAATTGTGATAGTAGCAATGACGTTGCATAATTATATATGGAGAAATGCCGTTAATAATACGCATTTTGCAAGAGCCGATTTGGATCTTGATTATGGATATTCGGTTAACCTTAATGACGTAAATAAGGGGACTAGTGCatcaaatgataatttatcttctGATGGGGAACTTCTGCGTGATCGAATAGCCACGTGTTTAGTAAATTTTTAAGAATGcttataattttcaataataacgTAAATCTTGTATTAGTGCATATGTGACTATGTTTACTATAATGAAAGTACTCTCTTTTTAATTGTGAAAGAAGTTCActttgatatgattttttttatttataaatttgttggTATGCCTCTATCATATTATTCTCAATGCAAACATATATACGTGGCcgtcattgttttctttttccaattttaaacaaattaaaaaaaatatataaatacgTCACATTAAATGACTttccaaatatatatttatcaaACAACATTTTATCAAAAGTCTTTCTCAAGACACTTTTCAATTATAGTTTACCAAACAGTTTTTACATTTCACCAAACCCCTTTAGACTAATGGCATTTGTATTTTCCTAAAGGCTTTCCCTAAAAATCTTTCCAAATGCAGCCATACTGGATGTGACCAAATCGACCCAAGAGTTGGGTAAAACCGCCGGGAAAGACTTGGTGAGTGATAAGGCGACGTATCCAAAGCAAATGGGGATTGAGAAGGCTAGTCCTTCCTATGAGTTTTGGGCCAAGGTCTTGCAAGTTCGACTAATAAGTAGAATTGCGTATGGATCGATTATAAATTGAATCAAATACGAGTTATTGAATATAGATCAAAATGAATTAAAGAGATCAATATAAGTCGGATTATATTAGACCCAATCCAAACTCAATCCCACCCGACCATTCGGCGCTACTACCCATGCCGTGcgagaaaattgtgaaaatcatccaaaataACCAGTCAGGTCAAGTAAAGAGCTGCGAGAAACCCTGACGACGACAATGGAGTCGGGGTAGGAGATCGATCTCTCCCTCATCGAACTCGCGCACGGAATCGAAACTTCCAGCTCGGAGAATGTACGGGACAGAGAAGCCTCCCGGTGATTCGGAGCGAACGGCTTTCAGGCAAGCTGAGAAGAAGTACAAGCTCTACTACGACGACGGTTCTCTCAAGTCATCGAGAAAGTaatcgcctctctctctctctccctctctccctctctctctctaacattcTCGCGGAggataaaaatctgatttttggaGTGTCTCACGGTTTCGTGCGTTTGTGTTTGTGATTTCTTGCTAGGAAGAAGCAGGTCAAACCCGTGGATGTATCGGACGTGATCGATTTCAAGGCTATTTCGGAGGCGTACGAGCGGGGCGGCGAGCTTCCGGCCGGTGTCGTGGTGGTTCGGTGCGGTTCCCCTCGGCCCGTGTTCTGCTTAGAGGGTCGGCCCGGTAATTGCTACGTCAACTGATTCCCATTTATCAATTCTTGTTTAGCTGGTCGAAGTTTGTCCTCCTGAATTGGAAATTTCCATCAGCTTGACCTATGGGAATGGGAGGTTTAGCTTGTAATCTTACGAGAGGCGATTGGAAAAAGTAAATGTTGTACTAGAAGAACCCACTTTGTTTGAGTAAATATTACCATTTACCAATTAGGAAACGCACACTTCAGTTGCTGATCGCTGTTGGGACTGAAATCCGGTCTGCGCTGGGTCGAGAtccttcaaagtgccgtatagaTATCAATATGCTTCTCTCCTTCTCCATTGGTTTTTGACTTAGCTGTGATAATGTAGGATTTTATTTCATTCCTGGGGCGTTAAGTCTAGAAGAACAGTGCCAATGGATGAGGGAGAGTTTACTCAGCTTCCCGCAACCTCCTAACAGAACGAATCATAATGCGATATATGGCCCTCTACAGGATCTCTTTGCCGCTGCAAAAGAGAGGAAGGGTTTGGTCAAAGACGAGAGTAATGGAGATTGTCCCACTTGGAAATTCGTTGATGAAGCTGAAATTCCATTAAGAGGAAATGTTTGCAGATCATATCCAGCCTCTGCTCTTTTACGGAAGCTACGATGGAGTACCCTTGGCCTTCAGTTTGACTGGTCTCAGGTGAATAAAGGGAAATGAGTGGCTAAAGATTTACATGCTTGTTGCTGCATAACCTTTTTCTGTTGCCATCTCTTTGGCATTCTAGGAATTAATGCGCCCAGCATTATAATTTTGATACGTAACTAGCTTTTTTCCATATGATGCAGCGGAACTATGATGTGTCTCTTCCACACAATAAGATCCCTGATGCACTCTGTCAACTGGCTAAACGACTGGCTACTCCAGCAATGCCTAAGGGAGAAGAATTTAGACCTGAAGCTGCAATAGTGAATTACTTTGCATCAGGTACTTTTCTCTGACTGGTATTGTGTTGGTAATATTGGAAGTCAACAGTGTTTGACATGAACTATGAACGTAGAGAGTGGATGCTCGAATAGGAGCGCAAGTGAGTCAAACTACTTGAGTTTGATTCATAGACTGTTTGACCtctgcataattttttttcgagtTTGAATAGGAATAGCTCTAATGTTTAGACGCATCCAGCTCAAGCTTGACAATACTTGACCTTGCACTTAGGCCTAATAGAATTGTTGAATCCTGCATGTGTACATTGTTATTTACAATGGACGTGAGAAGCATATGAAGTTGTACTGTAACTTCAAAACTCAAGTTTGAGCTCAAGCTTTAAAAAAGAGATTGCTTTCTAATTATAGAGTTTAGTCCAGTTGAGCTGGGGCTTATAAAGCACTACCTCCAATCAAGCTGTTGCTTTGAGAAAAATGAGATTTGATCTTGTCTGAGTTGAGTGTGTAATGGCCTAGTCAAGTCGAGTCAAGTGGGAATTATGTTGACGCCAATCAATCACACCTCAATGCAGAACTACATAACGCTTATATGATGTAAACCGTAGGGTCATGCttaaagaagagagaatgaGGGAAGTAAGATAGGAGAGTGATAGTAGGTCGAAAATGCACACTGTAGAGTGTTAGAATTTTACAATAAACAAGGGAAATTCTATTAGTTGACCATTTCTGCAAACTATAATGATACATCTATAGTATACGAACTAGCCTTAGGATGAGTAACCTCATGGCTTAGACACTACAACCTATTTCATGAGTACTGGGCTAATATCTATTAGAACAATAATCTTCCCAGTCATGATAATTCCACTAGtctcttgctcacccctaataggTACGAGTCGCTAGCTGCAACCCCTCTATTGATAATTTGAACTGCTGTATCCTGCACTCGGCCACTATGTGGATCAGTGTCAGCCAGTCCGTATGTAAAGCGAACTTCTAACGCTTGTCTTTGGCCATAACCTGCATCCTAACAGTTTATAGCAGCCATGATGGCTCTTACCTCCTGTACGTAATATTATTGTCTGAATTTTGCATTCACTTGTTGTTCTCTTTTTGATTGGATCAAAGATTTAATTCTTTTCTAGTATATGATCAGAAGTTGAAACTACTCTGGTGTTTACACATCTTATTTCTTCTCAGGTGATACTTTGGGTGGTCATCTTGATGACATGGAAGCGGACTGGAGCAAACCTATAGTTAGCATGAGGTACATCATAGTTTTCCCCACCTTTCTCTCTAGTTTGCTTGAAGAAGAAAGATGATGGAGTAATTGTTTTCGAGAATCTAACAATATATGTACTTCTCTGACAGTTTGGGATGCAAAGCTATCTTTCTTTTGGGAGGGAAGACTAGACAGGATGATCCTATAGCAATGTTTCTTCGAAGTGGTGATGTTGTACTTATGGCCGGAGAGGCAAGGGAATGCTTTCATGGTACAAGTTCCTTTGCAGCTTTATTCCTTGCTTTCATTTGTTACCATAAAGTTAAGCCCGATTAAGATTTTGAAACGCTTGAATCTGATTGTTGGTGCATGTGTTTCCCGGAAAATGAATGGCTTAAAAACCTTTTTCCAAAAacgattttttatatttttagaaaaattaatcaatAGAAAACATCATTAAAACCATTCAACCAGAATCTATGCCTACGTATTTTCAgcgattatgaaaatattttttgttaattcatttttgtaagagatatttCACAAAGATGAACTGCAAATCACTTATAAACCGCAAAACGAACGCCCTTAATCTACACTGGTTATTGCCCTTCAGTGTATTATATTCAGATGTAAGACTGCTGTCTCCATCATGTTGGTTGTGGAAGTTTCTTACGCCTCTCTCCTGACTACACTAATTACTACTCTATAATGTACGTCTTTATCTGGGGAGCTGAACCATGAGTCTGGCTGAATGATGATTGTTCTCCTTGCTTGGTCAGAGCCTTTGCATGTCTAAATAATAGCGAGAGACATTCTTAGAAAGTAATGTTGCCACTCCGCGATTccaataaaattttcagaaacaGAGAGGTGAAAGTGCGACTTCATGTTTTCCTTGGTTCTAAATCTACTATTCGTTTTTTGTGCTGAATCgatattttgtttcttcttctacttGCTTTGGCTactgaaaaacaaaatttcatgGCGTGCCTTGCCTGGAACATTTGACCTGACTTTGCCTTTTCTTGTTCGACTTAGTCAGTCATGCCATCTTTATCGTCTATGTAATGGATACGCATTTGTCGGTTATCTGACGACGGTATTCGGGCCATCTCCTTTAACTCTCTGCACAGGTGTTCCCAGGATCTTTACAGACAAAGATACTGCTGAGATCTCTCCGCTTGAGTTGCATTTTTCGCATCAAGATGATTGTTTTCTGTTGGATTACCtcagaagttcaaggatcaacatcaacatcagaCAAGTCTTTTAGAGCGTACAACAATACCCATTTAAAGTCCATTTTGAATGCAGTTGTATATTCTTTGATAGCTTGTGTAGTGTTTTGAGCAAGGATAGTCGACTAAAGATTGATGGCAAGTGTTATCTGTCAACCAATGGGGTGTGCAACTCGCAGAGCTGTACTGAAGTGcaaccgagaaaaaaaaattgaggagaGGACAGCTTCTGATTCGACCCGACCCGTTGGTTAAGACATGTACTTGTGTTGTCGATATACTACAAGTTCTGTGGGTCAGCTCATGAGGATTTCAAGTTCGGCTGTTTTGGTTTATGTGACGTTCTGTTCTGTAACAATGCGTTGCGTTTCCTCAAACAAAGTCAATTTTTGCTGCGTGGCCTCATCATATAGTCTGGCGAGGCTATGCTTCACTTAACAACTCTTTCATCATTATTACAGATGGTGGGCGGAGAATGAAAAATTGCCTCAGGTTATCAACCATGCTTAATCTCTGGCAAGTTTCAGTTTGTTTACCGGTGATCGTTCTGTGGGGAATTAGCGAAAAGAATGGAACCTCGTACTGAAGTAGCCAAAAACGTTTATCATTGTTCGACAGATGAACGACACCATTGGAAtcgcaaaagaagaaaagaggaggagagatgGTGTGGAGagtgggatttgaacccacgccCTTTCGGACCAGAACCTTAATCTGGCGCCTTAGACCAACTCGGCCATCTCCACTTGACGACGTAACTTGCATAGAGTCTTTAATTTTCACTTAACCAGAAATCTAACTCATGAACGACTCATCATAGGATTTCTGGGTGAATTGCATCCAGGTTATGGAAAGGGCTGGAGCTTCCAGAGAGAGTTGGGCTGGACGTGTTGCTTCTGTGGACTCCTTCCGTTGTCTAGCTTGTCAGAATCTTTAATCCGATTGTTCAAAACGGCCCACACATCgtccaagattttttttttgtgttggacCACCTGCAGGTTGATCGATTTTCATTGCACACAGGATGGGTACCGCCACGGGGGTTGCCGGCCGGTTACCAAGAACGGAAACGGATTGGACCTGTCTGTCTTGATCCCAAAACCACTTGTGTGCACTAAGTGTCCTTTCAGGACTAGGTATCCTGGTTACTTTTAACACTCAAGGCCCATCTCCATTGACGGTGACGAGGGTTAATGCCCGTTTCGCCATACAGGGTCCCGCTCGTTCTGGCCACCGTTTCGCAACGATGCAATTTGCTTGCCGGAGTCTGTGACCAAATAAGTCGATAACTCAAATTGTCCTAGCATGGGGATAGAGCACCGTCGCAATCATTCGTGCGACCGTCTTCCCTTTTCCCATCAATTCCAGATTATTTTTTGACGACGGCGGTGACCCGAACTCGGGGTGAGCAAGGTTTGAGGATAAAATCAGGAACTGGAGAGCTAAGCCAGTGGAAATCGATCCGGTTCTGAGTTCTAGGGTATGTacggtaggtttcaagttctaaaaattgcGGAATCGGTTCACATGGGTAGGTTTCCGGTGGAACTTTGAAcaactctttatttttttccttgttctatGATTTCGTGGGATCTTGCGATATTCCAtgacatccgatgatgagtgtgtaatctggaATCACCATTCGTTTCTGGTGATATctatgattgagacttttactttgttaatattttatattttttgtgtgtctaaatatgaattataCTCAAGAGATACTAGCAGCAAATGGTGGTTATTATCGGCGCCGATTAACcgtaatcgttcaattaagaatataaatGGAACCTAGGTAAACCTTGAA contains:
- the LOC115739014 gene encoding alpha-ketoglutarate-dependent dioxygenase alkB, translating into MYGTEKPPGDSERTAFRQAEKKYKLYYDDGSLKSSRKKKQVKPVDVSDVIDFKAISEAYERGGELPAGVVVVRCGSPRPVFCLEGRPGFYFIPGALSLEEQCQWMRESLLSFPQPPNRTNHNAIYGPLQDLFAAAKERKGLVKDESNGDCPTWKFVDEAEIPLRGNVCRSYPASALLRKLRWSTLGLQFDWSQRNYDVSLPHNKIPDALCQLAKRLATPAMPKGEEFRPEAAIVNYFASGDTLGGHLDDMEADWSKPIVSMSLGCKAIFLLGGKTRQDDPIAMFLRSGDVVLMAGEARECFHGVPRIFTDKDTAEISPLELHFSHQDDCFLLDYLRSSRININIRQVF